A portion of the Acidihalobacter yilgarnensis genome contains these proteins:
- a CDS encoding glycosyltransferase family 4 protein, whose amino-acid sequence MTHDAMPAGTGLPEGTRVAVVHDWLVTYTGAERVLEQILLMYPQADLFAVCDFLPDDQRGFLGGRRPRTSFIQRLPGARRRYRAYLPLMPLAIEQFDLSGYDLVISSSHAVAKGVLTGPDQVHVSYVHTPIRYAWDLQHQYLRESGLDRGFKGWLARYLLHRIRLWDVRTANGVDVFVANSAYIARRIRKAYGRDSVVVPPPVDVEGFAPAPVREDYYLTASRLVPYKRVDLVVSAFARMPGRQLKVIGTGPEFDRIARLAADHSNIELLGYQDGATLAALMGRARAFVFAAEEDFGITPVEAQAAGAPVIAYGRGGARETVVEGRTGLFFDEQTVDALVEGMERFEAVGVSMSAAQCRDNAERFSVQVFRTAFAAVVRRAMAVDDI is encoded by the coding sequence GTGACGCATGATGCCATGCCTGCCGGGACGGGGCTGCCTGAGGGTACGCGCGTCGCCGTGGTGCACGATTGGCTGGTGACCTACACGGGTGCAGAGCGGGTATTGGAGCAGATTTTGCTGATGTATCCACAGGCGGACTTGTTTGCGGTTTGCGATTTCTTGCCCGACGACCAACGTGGTTTTCTGGGTGGGCGACGCCCGCGTACGAGCTTCATTCAGCGCCTGCCCGGCGCGCGTCGGCGCTATCGCGCCTATCTGCCATTGATGCCGCTGGCCATCGAGCAGTTCGATCTGTCGGGCTATGATTTGGTAATATCCAGTTCGCACGCGGTAGCCAAGGGTGTGCTGACGGGGCCCGATCAGGTGCATGTCAGCTATGTGCATACGCCGATCCGCTATGCCTGGGATCTGCAGCACCAGTATTTGCGCGAATCAGGGCTGGATCGTGGATTCAAGGGCTGGCTCGCGCGTTATTTGTTGCATCGCATTCGTTTGTGGGATGTACGGACGGCAAACGGGGTGGATGTGTTCGTGGCCAATTCCGCCTACATCGCGCGGCGTATTCGCAAGGCTTACGGGCGCGATTCTGTGGTGGTGCCGCCGCCGGTCGATGTCGAGGGCTTTGCCCCGGCACCGGTCCGGGAGGATTACTACCTGACCGCGTCCCGGTTAGTGCCCTATAAGCGCGTTGATCTCGTGGTGTCCGCCTTTGCACGCATGCCGGGGCGGCAACTCAAGGTGATTGGGACCGGGCCGGAGTTCGACCGCATCGCGCGGTTGGCAGCCGATCACTCGAATATCGAATTGCTGGGTTATCAGGACGGCGCGACCCTGGCCGCGCTGATGGGCCGTGCCCGGGCCTTCGTGTTTGCAGCGGAGGAGGACTTCGGCATTACGCCGGTCGAGGCTCAGGCTGCTGGCGCGCCGGTGATCGCCTATGGCCGTGGTGGCGCGCGGGAGACGGTCGTCGAGGGGCGGACCGGACTGTTTTTTGATGAGCAGACGGTCGATGCATTGGTCGAAGGAATGGAACGTTTCGAGGCTGTTGGCGTGTCTATGTCAGCGGCGCAATGCCGTGACAACGCGGAGCGTTTTTCCGTGCAAGTCTTTCGCACGGCGTTTGCCGCGGTTGTCCGGCGCGCGATGGCCGTCGACGATATTTGA
- a CDS encoding glycosyltransferase → MNHGENPISVLMITVRADHGGGPRHLELLLKHLPADVEAHVACPDEPPYRARLEYETGGRVVLIPHRRFTLGAALRLVAYARRNRIDLIHAHGKGAGAYARLATMLLRCRSVHTPHGVHVSQYKPWARRLYRAYENLSARWVDSVVYVSDEEREVARTAGLWPRTRACVIVNGVEDVDDAVRADLRRSGRAQLGIADDRIVAATLSRFDYQKNMQEAYAVVAASPHILFLWAGDGEDAAGLRRRATSEGLDNVCFLGSQERSAPLLAMADIYLSTARWEGLPLAVIEAMAMGLPVVASDVTGHRELVGASGGGLLYPAGQPARAAAQLARLSGDAALRSKMGERGRAVQQERYSARRVGADIHGLYQSLVASQK, encoded by the coding sequence ATGAATCATGGAGAAAATCCAATCTCCGTACTGATGATTACAGTTCGCGCCGATCACGGTGGCGGTCCGCGGCATCTCGAACTCCTGCTCAAACATCTTCCGGCAGACGTGGAGGCGCACGTCGCCTGCCCGGACGAGCCGCCCTATCGCGCACGCTTAGAATACGAGACCGGGGGGCGAGTGGTTTTGATTCCCCACCGACGCTTCACGCTGGGCGCGGCGCTGAGACTGGTGGCCTACGCGCGCCGAAACCGCATCGACCTGATCCATGCGCACGGCAAGGGCGCTGGGGCCTATGCACGGCTGGCGACGATGCTGCTGCGCTGTCGCAGCGTCCACACACCGCATGGCGTGCATGTTTCGCAATATAAACCCTGGGCGCGGCGACTGTATCGGGCCTATGAGAATCTGTCCGCGCGCTGGGTCGATAGTGTGGTCTATGTTTCCGACGAGGAGCGCGAGGTGGCCCGGACTGCCGGCCTGTGGCCGCGCACGCGGGCCTGTGTGATCGTCAACGGCGTCGAGGATGTCGACGATGCGGTACGCGCCGACCTGCGCAGATCCGGTCGTGCGCAATTGGGCATCGCGGACGACCGGATCGTGGCGGCCACGCTGAGCCGCTTCGATTATCAGAAGAACATGCAGGAAGCTTACGCGGTGGTGGCCGCCTCGCCGCACATTTTGTTCCTGTGGGCGGGAGATGGTGAGGATGCGGCGGGTCTCAGGCGGCGCGCGACATCCGAGGGCCTCGATAACGTGTGTTTTCTGGGCTCGCAGGAGCGTTCGGCGCCGTTGTTGGCAATGGCAGACATCTATCTATCGACCGCGCGCTGGGAAGGCCTGCCCCTGGCGGTGATTGAGGCGATGGCGATGGGCCTGCCGGTGGTGGCGAGCGATGTGACGGGGCATCGCGAGCTGGTCGGCGCCTCCGGTGGTGGTCTGCTTTATCCCGCTGGCCAACCTGCGAGGGCGGCCGCGCAATTGGCGCGATTGTCGGGTGATGCGGCGTTGCGCAGCAAAATGGGCGAGCGTGGACGAGCAGTGCAGCAAGAACGCTATTCGGCAAGGCGGGTCGGTGCTGACATTCACGGGCTCTATCAGAGTTTGGTCGCATCGCAGAAGTGA
- a CDS encoding glycosyltransferase family 2 protein: MHVEDMRRIDIALATFNGARFLPALLASIAGQTMAPDSIQVRDDGSIDETCSILERERKVAMPIEFLMDDDGPLGPAANFGRILSHCTSDYTLLADQDDLWHQNKVAELVACAERLEKQQGRSLPTLVYSGARIIDSDGRVLAPSASRWQGFKSHTGEDFKRELIQNTVPGCTMLVNRALLEVALPVPDAAVMHDWWLLLVAHTLGEVRCVPQPLVDYRQHESNTIGAEAWDMSGVAKKLRLGPLAVQRRVRRGWQEALTQAEVLYQRYADRMSSEKRKILESVLNLPRQGDLQRRISAARLGLHKEGVLRTLAWYWVL, encoded by the coding sequence TTGCATGTAGAAGATATGCGTCGCATTGATATCGCCTTAGCCACTTTCAACGGCGCCCGATTCTTGCCAGCGTTGCTGGCCTCGATTGCCGGGCAGACAATGGCGCCAGACAGTATTCAGGTTCGTGATGACGGTTCGATAGACGAGACTTGTTCAATCCTTGAACGCGAGCGTAAGGTGGCCATGCCGATCGAATTCCTGATGGATGATGATGGCCCGCTCGGACCGGCTGCGAACTTCGGACGCATATTGTCCCACTGTACCAGCGACTACACGCTGCTCGCGGATCAAGACGACCTCTGGCACCAAAACAAGGTAGCCGAACTGGTGGCTTGCGCCGAGCGCTTGGAAAAGCAACAAGGACGTTCCTTACCCACTCTGGTTTACAGTGGTGCTCGTATCATCGATTCGGACGGGCGTGTTTTGGCACCATCGGCATCAAGATGGCAAGGATTTAAATCGCATACTGGTGAAGATTTCAAACGTGAATTGATTCAAAACACGGTGCCGGGTTGTACCATGCTGGTCAACCGCGCCTTGCTGGAAGTGGCCCTGCCGGTACCAGATGCGGCGGTGATGCATGACTGGTGGTTGCTTTTGGTAGCACACACGCTGGGTGAAGTACGCTGTGTGCCTCAGCCTTTGGTGGATTATCGCCAGCATGAGTCGAATACCATCGGTGCGGAAGCCTGGGATATGTCAGGCGTTGCAAAAAAACTGCGCTTAGGGCCTTTAGCCGTCCAGCGGCGCGTTCGCAGGGGCTGGCAGGAGGCATTGACCCAGGCAGAAGTGCTGTACCAGCGTTATGCTGATCGAATGTCTTCCGAGAAAAGAAAAATACTGGAGTCGGTACTGAACCTGCCGCGCCAAGGCGATTTACAAAGGCGGATATCCGCAGCACGGCTTGGCTTACATAAGGAAGGAGTATTGCGCACTCTGGCCTGGTACTGGGTTTTATGA
- the galE gene encoding UDP-glucose 4-epimerase GalE, which translates to MKILVTGGAGYIGSHVVRQLGEAGHEVVVYDNLSTGHRWAILSGTLVEGDLADGERLDAVFEAHRFDAVLHFAAFIVVPESVAEPLKYYANNTRNTLGLLERVQRFGVPHFVFSSTAAVYGMPEQSMVDESAPLVPINPYGASKMMSERMLMDLGVAGGPSYVALRYFNVAGADPEARIGQATPDATHLIKVACQAALGQRERLQIFGTDYPTPDGTCIRDYIHIEDLARAHLAALDYLAGGGASAVLNCGYGRGYSVREVADAVRRVSGVEFRVDEAPRRAGDPPALVADNTRIRRELGWTPAYDDLDRIVADAWRWERKFANQ; encoded by the coding sequence GTGAAAATATTGGTCACCGGTGGGGCGGGCTATATCGGCTCGCATGTGGTACGTCAGCTTGGCGAGGCCGGACATGAGGTGGTGGTCTACGACAACCTTTCCACCGGGCATCGCTGGGCAATATTGTCCGGCACCCTGGTCGAGGGCGATCTGGCCGACGGTGAGCGGCTGGATGCAGTATTCGAGGCCCATCGATTCGACGCGGTGCTGCATTTTGCAGCCTTTATCGTGGTGCCAGAATCGGTGGCCGAGCCGCTCAAGTATTACGCCAACAACACGCGCAACACGTTGGGTCTGCTTGAACGCGTACAACGCTTCGGCGTGCCGCATTTCGTGTTTTCCTCGACGGCGGCGGTCTACGGCATGCCGGAGCAGTCGATGGTTGATGAAAGTGCACCATTGGTGCCGATCAACCCCTATGGCGCATCCAAGATGATGAGCGAACGCATGCTCATGGATCTGGGCGTGGCGGGCGGGCCGAGCTATGTGGCGCTGCGCTATTTCAATGTGGCAGGCGCGGACCCCGAGGCGCGCATCGGGCAGGCGACGCCGGATGCCACGCACCTGATCAAGGTGGCTTGTCAGGCCGCTCTGGGCCAGCGCGAGCGCCTGCAGATTTTTGGCACGGACTACCCGACGCCGGACGGTACCTGCATTCGCGATTACATCCATATCGAGGATCTGGCGCGCGCACACCTTGCCGCGCTCGACTATCTTGCCGGCGGGGGCGCCTCGGCAGTGCTCAACTGTGGGTACGGGCGCGGCTACAGCGTGCGCGAGGTGGCGGATGCGGTGCGTCGGGTGAGTGGCGTTGAATTTCGCGTCGACGAAGCGCCGCGTCGCGCCGGCGATCCGCCGGCCCTGGTGGCCGACAATACGCGCATTCGCCGGGAGCTGGGCTGGACGCCGGCCTACGACGATCTGGATCGTATCGTGGCCGATGCCTGGCGCTGGGAACGCAAGTTCGCCAATCAATGA
- a CDS encoding undecaprenyl-phosphate glucose phosphotransferase, translating to MLRDYASAISLLTRTLDILLVAVAGWLAYALRFFDQPSPPLPMAYSALTLIGALLVLIIFPLFSVYDSWRAKGMFAPAGRALMGWFVVYLSGLVILVVVRESTLFSRLWLAYWGLLSAMLLVGLRIAIYWLLRSLRRRGYNRRPVVIVGADQQGRALAARARSADWSGLEVLALFDVPASVQDADDGLAVYPLDALASFVTEHQVGEVWVAMPLERGAELRQVIELLRHSPVNIRYAPDLFGLSLLNNGVTEIVGVPMIDLSASPMQGVNRLLKALEDRLLAALILLSVSPLMLLIAVAIKLSSPGPILFRQRRHGWDGQEIVIYKFRTMRVHAEAGRVTQATRRDPRVTALGALLRGTSLDELPQFVNVLQGRMSIVGPRPHAVEHNAQYCDMIDRYMLRHKVKPGITGWAQINGWRGETDTVEKMQQRVEHDLYYIEHWSLGFDLKIIFMTLLRGFVHRNAY from the coding sequence TTGCTTCGGGATTATGCCTCGGCCATTTCGCTGCTGACGCGCACGCTGGACATCCTGCTGGTGGCCGTCGCGGGCTGGCTGGCCTACGCGCTGCGCTTTTTCGACCAGCCGTCACCGCCATTGCCGATGGCTTACAGTGCACTGACCCTCATCGGCGCGTTGTTGGTGCTCATCATCTTCCCGTTATTCTCGGTCTATGACTCGTGGCGTGCCAAAGGCATGTTCGCGCCGGCAGGGCGTGCGCTGATGGGCTGGTTCGTGGTGTATCTGTCCGGTCTGGTGATCCTCGTGGTGGTACGCGAATCCACGCTTTTTTCCCGTCTCTGGCTGGCGTATTGGGGCCTTCTTTCGGCAATGTTGCTGGTGGGGCTGCGGATCGCGATCTACTGGCTGCTGCGGTCGCTGCGCCGCCGTGGCTACAATCGCCGCCCGGTGGTGATCGTGGGCGCGGATCAGCAGGGGCGGGCGCTGGCCGCGCGCGCGCGGTCGGCCGACTGGTCTGGGCTGGAGGTGTTGGCGCTGTTTGACGTGCCGGCGTCTGTGCAGGATGCGGACGATGGGTTGGCTGTTTATCCGCTCGATGCGTTGGCGAGCTTCGTGACCGAGCATCAGGTGGGGGAGGTCTGGGTGGCGATGCCGCTGGAGCGCGGTGCCGAACTGCGTCAGGTGATCGAATTGCTGCGTCATTCGCCGGTCAATATTCGCTATGCACCGGATCTTTTCGGGCTTTCGCTACTCAATAACGGCGTGACGGAAATCGTGGGCGTGCCGATGATCGACCTGTCGGCCAGCCCGATGCAGGGCGTGAACCGTCTGCTCAAGGCGCTGGAGGACAGACTGCTTGCCGCGCTGATTCTGCTGAGCGTTAGCCCATTGATGCTGCTGATTGCGGTGGCGATCAAACTGAGTTCGCCGGGACCGATACTGTTCCGTCAGCGGCGGCACGGTTGGGACGGGCAGGAGATCGTCATCTACAAATTTCGTACGATGCGGGTGCATGCCGAAGCCGGACGGGTGACGCAGGCCACGCGGCGTGATCCTCGCGTTACTGCGTTGGGCGCCTTGTTGCGCGGGACGAGCCTCGATGAATTGCCGCAGTTCGTCAATGTGCTGCAGGGGCGTATGTCCATTGTTGGTCCGCGCCCGCATGCGGTGGAGCACAATGCGCAGTATTGCGACATGATTGATCGTTACATGCTGCGTCACAAGGTGAAACCCGGTATTACGGGATGGGCGCAGATCAATGGCTGGCGCGGTGAAACCGATACGGTCGAGAAAATGCAGCAGCGCGTCGAGCACGACCTTTACTACATCGAGCACTGGTCGCTGGGTTTTGATTTGAAAATTATTTTCATGACCTTGTTGCGAGGTTTCGTGCACCGCAACGCTTATTGA
- a CDS encoding GDP-mannose 4,6-dehydratase, whose translation MHCLLTGSEGFVGGHVRQGIEGCVPFLDDDGVIDLREAHRLEGALTALAPFDAVIHLAAQSFVPASFDDPPETFAVNFQGTYNLLVALRAIGFRGRFLYVGSADTYGRVDETALPVTEDQPLRPRNPYAVSKVAAEALCYQWSQSGPFEVVMARPFNHIGPGQSPRFAVSDFARQIAMIALDRSAPVLNVGDIDVTRDFTDVRDVVRAYELLLARGRNGEVYNVCSGRELDLRGIITRLAAMAGVSVRIEQDAARLRPSEQRRMVGSHAHLSVDTGWAPALMPDESLRAILDDWMERLTGE comes from the coding sequence ATGCACTGCTTGTTGACGGGAAGCGAGGGGTTTGTCGGCGGACATGTTCGCCAGGGTATCGAGGGTTGCGTTCCGTTCCTGGACGATGACGGTGTGATCGATCTGCGCGAAGCGCATCGTCTGGAGGGTGCGTTGACGGCGCTGGCGCCGTTCGACGCGGTGATCCATCTGGCGGCACAAAGCTTTGTGCCGGCTTCCTTCGACGACCCGCCCGAAACCTTCGCAGTCAATTTTCAGGGCACATACAACCTGCTGGTTGCGTTACGTGCCATCGGTTTTCGCGGACGCTTCCTGTATGTCGGCTCAGCGGATACCTATGGCCGGGTGGACGAGACGGCGCTACCGGTCACGGAAGATCAGCCACTGCGTCCGCGCAATCCTTATGCGGTAAGCAAGGTTGCGGCCGAGGCATTGTGCTATCAATGGAGCCAGAGCGGCCCTTTCGAGGTGGTGATGGCGAGGCCATTCAATCATATCGGGCCGGGGCAGTCGCCGCGTTTTGCGGTATCGGACTTTGCGCGCCAGATCGCGATGATTGCGCTGGACCGTTCTGCGCCAGTGCTGAACGTGGGCGATATCGACGTCACGCGCGACTTTACCGACGTGAGGGATGTGGTGCGCGCCTATGAACTGCTGCTCGCGCGCGGGCGCAATGGCGAGGTCTATAACGTCTGTTCGGGGCGGGAACTCGATCTGCGCGGGATCATCACGCGTCTGGCGGCGATGGCGGGCGTTTCGGTACGAATCGAACAGGATGCAGCCCGCCTACGGCCGAGCGAACAGCGCCGTATGGTCGGTAGCCATGCGCATCTGAGCGTCGATACGGGTTGGGCGCCGGCACTGATGCCGGATGAGAGCCTGCGGGCGATACTTGACGACTGGATGGAGAGATTGACGGGTGAGTAA
- the asnB gene encoding asparagine synthase (glutamine-hydrolyzing), translating to MCGIFGYVGDGLGDELLPPLLASMYHRGPDGDGQHHDGSVHMGMRRLSVIDLTHGRQPLLSREGRVVVFQNGEIYNHHEMRSELEAAGYVFKTRSDTEALAHGYACWGIDGLLARIDGMYAIAIHDRDSGELHLARDRFGEKPLFYTAAPGRFGYGSTLLAVSALPWVTDEFDPQALDSYLALHFVPGRSTIFSGIRQVLPGERLTVRLGDLTITHQRYYRPPLEASRRISDDELCEALEVAVTSRLIADVPVGVFLSGGIDSSVVAAIAAHANPAIATFSMGFSEAQVDESTHAAAVARHIGSTHHRFIFDQNHFMTLLPEVAAALDTPIGDQAVLPVYWLAREARKHVTVVLAGEGADEIFAGYNYYRQFATTAGWRDRLDKLAGLLRRRHVPLDHLDRFLLNDPPTTPSGFPLLTGCAERHRLIHEMVDNVNPWENDLLDWIGRSHGPLQRATVTDIGTWLPDDLLVKFDRMTMAHSLEGRAPFLDPRVVSLGLALLPSERMSGDSKVALRRAASRWLPDDILQRPKQGFVLPMRRWIGEWFGAWGGVSAYFAQRPVPGIDHETLTDIVGSDLLAGIHRERLLFAVVMLAEWWHCFAAKRASLRQCV from the coding sequence ATGTGTGGAATTTTTGGTTACGTTGGTGATGGCCTCGGCGATGAACTGCTTCCGCCTCTCCTTGCTAGTATGTACCATCGCGGTCCAGATGGTGACGGCCAACACCACGACGGCTCCGTGCATATGGGCATGCGGCGGCTATCAGTCATTGATCTGACACATGGAAGGCAACCGTTGCTCAGCCGTGAGGGAAGGGTAGTCGTTTTCCAGAACGGTGAAATATACAATCATCATGAAATGCGCTCTGAATTAGAGGCAGCTGGATATGTCTTTAAAACACGCAGCGACACAGAAGCGCTCGCACATGGATATGCGTGTTGGGGCATAGACGGGTTGCTGGCTCGCATCGATGGTATGTACGCCATAGCTATTCATGACCGCGATTCCGGCGAGCTACATCTCGCCCGCGACCGTTTTGGCGAGAAGCCGCTGTTCTATACCGCAGCTCCTGGTCGATTTGGCTATGGCTCGACGTTACTGGCTGTGTCGGCGCTGCCTTGGGTGACAGATGAGTTTGACCCGCAGGCCCTTGACAGTTATCTGGCGCTCCATTTTGTTCCAGGTCGGTCTACCATTTTTTCTGGGATACGCCAGGTTCTGCCAGGCGAGCGGCTGACCGTGCGGCTCGGTGACTTGACGATCACGCATCAACGTTACTACAGACCTCCCCTGGAGGCTTCACGCCGCATATCTGACGATGAGTTGTGCGAAGCATTAGAAGTTGCCGTTACCTCACGCCTTATCGCTGACGTACCTGTGGGAGTGTTCCTCTCTGGAGGCATCGACAGTTCAGTGGTGGCCGCGATTGCAGCTCATGCCAACCCGGCGATCGCTACCTTCTCGATGGGCTTCAGCGAGGCACAAGTTGATGAGAGTACACACGCTGCGGCCGTTGCTCGTCATATTGGCAGCACCCATCACAGGTTCATCTTTGATCAAAATCATTTTATGACGCTACTTCCGGAAGTTGCTGCGGCACTCGACACGCCGATCGGTGACCAAGCTGTTTTGCCGGTTTATTGGTTAGCACGCGAGGCGCGTAAGCATGTCACGGTCGTATTGGCTGGGGAGGGGGCAGATGAAATCTTCGCGGGCTATAACTACTATCGTCAATTCGCCACAACAGCCGGCTGGCGTGACCGATTGGACAAGTTGGCCGGACTACTTCGCCGGCGGCACGTGCCGCTGGACCACCTAGATCGATTTTTGCTCAACGACCCGCCGACAACACCATCGGGTTTTCCCCTCCTAACTGGCTGTGCGGAACGGCACCGTTTGATCCACGAGATGGTCGACAACGTCAACCCTTGGGAAAATGATTTGCTCGATTGGATCGGCCGGTCGCATGGGCCATTGCAACGTGCAACTGTCACGGATATCGGTACTTGGCTGCCCGATGATCTGTTGGTCAAGTTTGATCGGATGACGATGGCGCACAGCTTGGAGGGGCGTGCCCCCTTCCTCGATCCACGAGTTGTATCGCTAGGATTGGCGCTGCTGCCGAGTGAGCGAATGTCCGGAGATTCTAAAGTCGCTCTGCGCCGTGCGGCGAGCCGCTGGCTCCCCGACGATATTCTACAACGACCCAAACAGGGGTTTGTCTTGCCAATGCGCCGCTGGATCGGTGAATGGTTCGGTGCCTGGGGTGGTGTCAGTGCGTATTTTGCTCAGCGCCCTGTTCCGGGCATCGACCACGAGACATTGACTGACATTGTGGGCTCTGACCTCCTCGCGGGTATACACCGCGAGCGGCTGTTGTTCGCTGTGGTCATGCTGGCCGAATGGTGGCATTGTTTCGCGGCCAAGCGGGCCTCACTCCGCCAGTGTGTCTAA
- the gmd gene encoding GDP-mannose 4,6-dehydratase codes for MSKSALISGITGQDGAYLAQLLLEKGYAVHGLLARRGTDTLWRLRELGVVGEVNLIDGDLIDLSSMARALERSAAEEIYNLGAQSFVGTSWDQPVLTAEVTGVSAVRFLEAMRLVNPRARFYQASTSEMFGKAQAVPQSEKTPFYPRSPYGVAKLYAHWITVNYRESHGLHASSGILFNHESPLRGIEFVTRKITAALARIRHGADEVLELGNLDARRDWGFAGDYVEGMWRMLQQAEPDDYVIATGETHSVREFVSRAASIADIDLEWRGEGLDEQGVDRVSGRVLVRINPQFFRPAEVDLLIGDATQARERLGWSPRVNFEGLVDMMMRADLARVAGPVPGIA; via the coding sequence GTGAGTAAATCGGCACTGATCAGCGGGATTACCGGCCAGGATGGCGCCTATCTGGCGCAGCTGCTGCTGGAAAAGGGCTATGCGGTTCACGGGCTGCTGGCCCGGCGCGGCACAGATACGCTGTGGCGTCTGCGTGAGCTGGGTGTGGTGGGTGAGGTCAATCTCATCGATGGCGATCTGATCGATCTGTCGTCCATGGCGCGCGCGCTGGAGCGTTCCGCCGCCGAGGAAATCTATAATCTGGGCGCGCAGAGTTTTGTCGGCACGTCCTGGGATCAACCGGTGCTGACGGCGGAGGTGACGGGCGTATCGGCGGTCCGTTTCCTGGAAGCGATGCGCCTGGTCAATCCGCGGGCACGCTTCTATCAAGCCTCGACCTCGGAGATGTTCGGCAAGGCGCAGGCCGTACCGCAATCGGAGAAGACGCCCTTCTATCCGCGCAGTCCTTACGGCGTGGCGAAGCTGTATGCGCACTGGATTACGGTGAACTATCGCGAGTCGCATGGCCTGCACGCTTCGTCGGGCATTTTGTTCAATCACGAGTCGCCGCTGCGTGGGATCGAATTCGTGACCCGTAAGATCACCGCTGCGCTGGCGCGTATTCGTCACGGGGCCGACGAGGTACTGGAGCTGGGCAATCTGGACGCACGGCGCGATTGGGGCTTTGCGGGCGATTATGTCGAGGGCATGTGGCGCATGCTGCAGCAGGCCGAACCGGATGATTACGTCATCGCCACCGGCGAGACGCATTCGGTGCGTGAATTCGTATCACGCGCGGCGAGCATTGCGGATATTGACCTGGAATGGCGGGGCGAAGGGCTGGACGAGCAGGGTGTGGATCGCGTCAGCGGACGTGTTCTGGTCCGTATCAACCCGCAATTCTTCCGCCCGGCCGAGGTCGATCTGTTGATCGGCGATGCCACGCAGGCGCGCGAGCGCCTGGGCTGGTCGCCACGGGTGAATTTCGAGGGGCTGGTCGACATGATGATGCGCGCGGATCTCGCCCGCGTTGCCGGCCCGGTGCCGGGGATCGCCTGA